One Candidatus Paceibacterota bacterium genomic window carries:
- a CDS encoding type I glyceraldehyde-3-phosphate dehydrogenase, whose amino-acid sequence MMKIAINGFGRIGRIFLRQAVKEKDMEIVAINDLADKDNLIYLAERDSVYGKFKFPDTEIKFLSEKDPSKLPWKELSVDVVVEASGVFTSYEKAKPHLDAGAKRVVLTAPASKDDENTATFTPNIGEKNAEKCVITSNASCTTNCVAPVAAIMAENPGIEKAILNTVHAYTATQSIVDGPAKKDFTRGRAGAINVGPSHTGAAAATGKVLPELDGKFDGVAVRVPVPCGSLVDFTFLAKKKTSVEEINNIFREAAKKPEWQGILKISEEPLVSTDIIAEPYASIVDLSFTRVVDGDLVKIFSWYDNEWGYCSMLIKHIKTLEKLL is encoded by the coding sequence ATTATGAAAATCGCGATAAACGGGTTTGGCAGAATAGGAAGAATTTTTCTCCGCCAAGCCGTCAAAGAAAAAGATATGGAAATAGTCGCCATAAACGATTTGGCTGATAAGGACAATCTTATTTATCTCGCGGAGCGTGATTCCGTTTACGGAAAATTCAAGTTTCCGGATACCGAAATCAAATTTTTAAGCGAAAAAGACCCGTCAAAGCTTCCGTGGAAAGAACTCAGCGTGGATGTTGTTGTTGAAGCAAGCGGAGTTTTTACTTCGTATGAAAAGGCAAAGCCTCATCTGGACGCGGGCGCGAAACGGGTCGTGCTTACAGCTCCCGCTTCAAAAGATGACGAAAATACGGCGACTTTTACTCCCAATATCGGAGAAAAAAACGCCGAAAAATGCGTCATTACTTCAAACGCTTCCTGCACCACGAATTGCGTCGCTCCCGTGGCGGCGATAATGGCGGAAAATCCCGGGATTGAAAAAGCCATATTGAATACGGTGCACGCCTACACGGCAACGCAGAGCATTGTTGACGGCCCGGCGAAAAAAGATTTTACAAGAGGCAGGGCCGGAGCGATAAACGTCGGACCATCCCATACCGGCGCGGCGGCGGCGACGGGAAAAGTTTTGCCCGAATTGGATGGAAAGTTTGACGGGGTGGCGGTGCGGGTGCCCGTTCCGTGCGGCTCGCTTGTGGATTTTACTTTTTTGGCAAAGAAAAAAACTTCGGTTGAAGAAATAAATAATATTTTTCGCGAAGCGGCGAAAAAACCGGAGTGGCAGGGAATTTTAAAGATTTCCGAAGAACCTCTTGTCTCCACGGACATCATTGCCGAGCCGTACGCCTCAATCGTTGATTTGTCGTTTACGCGCGTGGTTGACGGAGACTTGGTGAAAATTTTTTCCTGGTATGACAACGAGTGGGGGTATTGCTCAATGCTTATAAAGCACATTAAAACATTGGAAAAACTTTTATGA
- a CDS encoding RpiB/LacA/LacB family sugar-phosphate isomerase, whose translation MKIFISSDHAGFELKEKLKIFLAELGHEVKDFGAFSFDENDDYPDFINPLAEEISRSPEEAKGIILGGSGQGEAICANRFKNVRAAVLHHFSEDIIKLSRRHNDANVLSLAARFLNEDEAKKAVKLWLETDFSGEERHSRRIKKIDE comes from the coding sequence ATGAAAATTTTTATCTCTTCCGACCATGCCGGTTTTGAATTGAAAGAAAAATTGAAAATTTTTCTGGCGGAGCTCGGGCATGAGGTAAAAGATTTCGGAGCGTTTTCTTTTGATGAAAACGACGACTATCCGGATTTTATAAATCCTCTTGCCGAAGAAATTTCAAGAAGCCCGGAAGAAGCGAAAGGAATAATTCTTGGAGGTTCGGGGCAGGGAGAAGCGATTTGCGCCAACCGTTTCAAAAATGTCCGCGCCGCGGTTTTGCATCATTTTTCAGAAGATATAATAAAATTATCGCGCCGGCATAACGATGCCAATGTTTTATCTTTGGCGGCGCGTTTTTTAAACGAAGATGAAGCGAAAAAAGCGGTGAAATTGTGGCTGGAAACGGATTTCAGCGGCGAAGAACGGCACTCAAGACGGATTAAAAAAATAGATGAGTAA
- the gatB gene encoding Asp-tRNA(Asn)/Glu-tRNA(Gln) amidotransferase subunit GatB, which translates to MSNYKPKIGLEIHAELKTRTKMFCNSANNPDEKHPNINVCPVCMGYPGTLPVINKEAVKSVLKAGLALGGRLADYSRFDRKNYFYPDLPKGYQISQYKHPLVEGGALSGVRITRIHLEEDTGRLVHEKDSTLVDFNRAGVPLMELVTEPDIVSAEQARNFAEELRLVLRYLGISDADMEKGHMRIEGNISVSKESDTEWGTKVEIKNINSFKAIEAALKYEIERQKKVIEKGEKIRQETRGWDDAKQKTFSQRSKEEAHDYRYFPEPDLPPLKISEVPEFQNLQAEIPEMPWQKRERFKKEYGIKDDVINILANDKKAADFFESVVSEIKSDTDTKFAAELASSYIISDMFGIMKEKMLDFEEVLVKPDNLADLLVMIMKNKISSRVAKDVLREMIETGADSLAVVSEKGLEQTSDEGEIEMLVKKAIEANPKAAEDFKKGKENAGQFILGAVMKESKGKTNPQKTREILERLLKK; encoded by the coding sequence ATGAGTAATTACAAACCAAAAATAGGGCTGGAGATTCACGCTGAATTAAAGACGCGGACAAAAATGTTTTGTAATTCAGCGAATAATCCGGATGAAAAACATCCGAATATTAATGTTTGTCCGGTTTGCATGGGATACCCCGGAACTTTGCCGGTGATAAACAAAGAGGCGGTAAAAAGCGTTTTGAAGGCAGGTTTGGCTCTTGGGGGCAGACTGGCCGACTATTCGCGTTTTGACCGTAAAAATTATTTCTACCCCGATTTGCCTAAGGGCTATCAGATAAGCCAATACAAGCATCCGCTTGTTGAAGGCGGGGCTTTAAGCGGCGTCAGGATAACCCGTATTCACCTTGAAGAAGACACCGGTCGTTTGGTGCATGAAAAAGACAGCACCTTGGTGGATTTTAATCGCGCCGGAGTGCCGCTTATGGAGCTTGTCACGGAGCCCGATATCGTTTCCGCGGAACAAGCCAGAAATTTTGCGGAGGAATTGCGTCTGGTCTTGAGATATCTGGGAATTTCCGACGCGGACATGGAAAAAGGACACATGAGGATAGAAGGGAATATAAGCGTTTCAAAGGAAAGCGACACTGAATGGGGGACGAAGGTGGAAATTAAAAATATAAATTCCTTTAAGGCGATTGAGGCGGCGCTTAAATATGAAATTGAAAGGCAGAAAAAGGTTATTGAAAAAGGAGAAAAAATAAGGCAGGAAACGCGGGGTTGGGATGACGCGAAACAAAAGACTTTTTCTCAAAGAAGCAAAGAAGAAGCGCACGATTACAGATATTTTCCCGAACCGGATTTGCCGCCGTTGAAAATAAGCGAGGTTCCGGAATTTCAAAATCTTCAGGCGGAGATTCCCGAAATGCCGTGGCAAAAAAGGGAGAGGTTTAAAAAAGAATACGGGATTAAAGACGATGTCATAAATATTTTGGCAAACGACAAAAAAGCCGCGGATTTTTTTGAAAGCGTTGTTTCGGAAATAAAATCCGATACGGACACGAAATTTGCCGCGGAACTGGCGTCAAGTTACATTATTTCCGATATGTTCGGAATTATGAAAGAAAAGATGCTGGATTTTGAGGAAGTCCTTGTTAAGCCTGATAATTTGGCGGACCTTTTGGTAATGATTATGAAAAATAAAATTTCCTCGCGCGTGGCTAAAGATGTTTTGAGGGAAATGATTGAAACGGGCGCGGACTCGCTGGCTGTTGTTTCTGAAAAAGGTCTTGAGCAGACAAGCGATGAAGGAGAAATAGAAATGTTGGTAAAAAAAGCGATTGAAGCCAACCCTAAAGCGGCGGAAGATTTCAAAAAAGGAAAAGAAAATGCCGGGCAATTCATACTGGGAGCGGTTATGAAAGAAAGCAAAGGCAAAACGAATCCGCAGAAAACCCGTGAAATTTTGGAACGTCTTTTAAAAAAATAA
- the mltG gene encoding endolytic transglycosylase MltG: MDFKDSPDFPNLFLLHFKKKRHLYVSSVFSVSVLLVFFVLFFISVSADFPVRKIITIEEGKTLKEVAADFEKQKLIRSSFAFETIGWIMKTEKQIKAGEYFFEEKMPAINLMKAISGNDYLKFARITIPEGFTLRDISSLCENKKIWSDGDLWKETGTPGIECVNHGCLKPDPEFLSSFPLLSSKPGYASLEGFLFPDTYYVPLSVTPESMVKIMLENTEKKITPELREKIEKSGHSFYEILTMASLLEKEAAKKEDKEIISGILWKRIEAGMPLQVDATFLYMIGKPSKELTLRDLKMDSPYNTYVYKGLPSGPICNPGLDSIEAALSPKDSPYWYYLSDRNYKVYYSQTFNEHVEKKGIYL; the protein is encoded by the coding sequence ATGGATTTCAAAGACAGTCCGGATTTTCCCAATTTATTTCTTCTCCACTTTAAAAAGAAGCGGCATCTTTATGTTTCTTCGGTTTTTTCTGTCTCTGTTTTGCTCGTTTTTTTTGTTCTTTTTTTTATTTCCGTTTCGGCTGATTTTCCAGTAAGAAAAATAATTACCATCGAAGAAGGGAAGACATTGAAAGAAGTTGCCGCGGATTTTGAAAAACAAAAACTTATCCGTTCATCTTTCGCTTTTGAAACAATCGGATGGATTATGAAAACGGAAAAGCAGATAAAAGCCGGAGAATACTTTTTTGAGGAAAAAATGCCAGCGATAAATTTAATGAAAGCGATTTCGGGAAACGATTATCTTAAATTCGCGAGAATTACGATACCGGAAGGATTTACTTTGCGCGACATCTCATCTCTTTGCGAGAATAAAAAAATTTGGAGCGATGGCGATTTGTGGAAAGAAACCGGAACCCCGGGCATAGAATGCGTAAATCATGGCTGTTTGAAACCGGACCCGGAATTTTTATCGTCTTTCCCCCTGCTTTCTTCAAAGCCCGGATACGCAAGCCTTGAAGGATTTCTTTTTCCTGACACTTATTATGTGCCTCTTTCCGTGACGCCGGAATCCATGGTTAAAATCATGCTTGAAAATACCGAAAAGAAGATTACGCCGGAGTTGCGCGAAAAAATTGAAAAAAGCGGGCATAGTTTTTACGAAATTTTAACCATGGCGTCGCTTTTGGAAAAAGAGGCGGCAAAAAAAGAAGACAAGGAAATTATTTCCGGAATTTTATGGAAACGGATTGAGGCGGGTATGCCGCTTCAGGTTGACGCCACTTTTCTTTATATGATAGGCAAGCCCAGCAAAGAACTCACCTTGAGAGATTTGAAAATGGATTCGCCGTACAATACTTATGTTTACAAAGGACTTCCGTCCGGCCCGATTTGCAATCCGGGATTGGATTCCATAGAAGCCGCGCTCTCGCCGAAAGATTCGCCGTATTGGTATTATCTTTCGGACAGAAATTACAAGGTCTACTATAGCCAAACTTTTAACGAACATGTGGAAAAGAAAGGGATCTATTTATAA
- the uvrB gene encoding excinuclease ABC subunit UvrB, which yields MFKLKAKFKPAGDQPEAIKKLIKGVDKGFRYQTLLGVTGSGKTFTVANVIEKINKPTLVIAPNKTLAAQLYREYKDFFPENKVCYFVSYYDYYQPEAYLPVSDTYIQKEAMINDEIDRLRHEATSALLSRKDVIIVASVSCIYNLGVPGKYLETSIKIEKGKPITRGDLIRQFIRIYFERNNIAVLKRGQFRVRGDVFEFMPASEDVIYRIILDGQKTGKIAKVDPITRKEIGELEELAIFPSKHFITPVPERERAVSDIKKELRERLAYFKKNNLYLEIERLEKRTREDLEMIRRVGYCHGIENYSRHLSGKLAGEAPDTLLAYFGQPDEFLTVIDESHLAVPQIRGMFEGDRSRKQILAEHGWRLPSALDNRPLNFKEFQARIGQVIFTSATPAEFEAKNSEQVIEQIIRPTGLIDPEIYVRPVYNEKTNYSQIDDVVKEIEKTAAKKGRVMVTTLTKKMSEELSDYFAKKKIKSRYMHSDIKTLERADILMDFRKGEFDVLVGINLLREGLDLPEVELVAILDADSMGFLRNQTSLIQTIGRAARNSKARVILYADRMTDALKAAVSETERRRKIQIAYNKKHKITPKTIIKDVQRFIDVGS from the coding sequence ATGTTTAAGCTCAAAGCAAAATTCAAGCCGGCAGGCGATCAGCCCGAAGCCATAAAAAAACTGATAAAGGGCGTAGACAAAGGTTTTAGATACCAGACTCTTTTGGGTGTTACCGGAAGCGGGAAAACTTTTACCGTGGCGAACGTGATAGAAAAAATAAATAAACCGACGCTTGTTATCGCTCCAAATAAAACCCTTGCCGCCCAGCTTTATCGCGAGTATAAAGATTTTTTTCCTGAAAACAAAGTCTGCTATTTCGTCTCTTATTACGACTATTACCAGCCTGAAGCGTATTTGCCGGTTTCCGATACTTATATACAAAAAGAGGCGATGATAAACGATGAGATAGACCGATTGCGGCACGAAGCGACCTCGGCGCTTCTTTCCAGAAAAGACGTTATTATTGTGGCGTCGGTTTCCTGCATTTATAATTTAGGCGTTCCCGGAAAGTATCTTGAAACGAGCATAAAGATTGAAAAAGGAAAACCGATTACCCGCGGCGATCTCATTCGCCAGTTTATAAGAATTTATTTTGAGAGAAACAATATTGCCGTATTAAAAAGAGGTCAATTCAGGGTGCGCGGAGATGTTTTTGAATTTATGCCGGCATCGGAAGATGTAATTTATAGAATTATTTTGGATGGACAAAAAACCGGTAAAATTGCCAAAGTTGACCCGATAACAAGAAAAGAAATTGGGGAGCTTGAAGAGCTCGCAATTTTTCCATCAAAACATTTTATTACTCCTGTTCCGGAAAGAGAGCGCGCGGTATCGGATATAAAAAAGGAATTGAGAGAGCGGCTGGCGTATTTTAAAAAGAATAATCTTTATTTGGAAATAGAGCGTCTTGAAAAGCGCACGCGCGAAGATTTGGAAATGATAAGACGCGTTGGTTATTGTCATGGAATTGAAAATTATTCGCGGCATTTGAGCGGAAAACTGGCGGGCGAAGCGCCTGATACTTTGCTTGCGTATTTTGGCCAGCCTGATGAATTTCTAACGGTTATAGATGAATCGCATTTGGCGGTGCCGCAGATTCGGGGAATGTTTGAAGGCGACAGAAGCAGGAAACAGATTTTAGCGGAGCATGGCTGGCGCTTGCCGTCTGCCTTGGATAACAGACCTCTTAATTTTAAAGAATTTCAGGCGAGAATAGGCCAGGTCATTTTTACTTCGGCAACTCCGGCTGAATTTGAGGCGAAAAATTCGGAGCAAGTTATTGAGCAGATTATTCGGCCAACAGGGCTTATTGATCCGGAAATTTATGTGCGTCCGGTTTATAACGAAAAAACGAATTACAGCCAAATAGATGACGTTGTTAAAGAAATTGAAAAGACCGCGGCAAAAAAAGGACGAGTTATGGTCACGACATTGACCAAAAAAATGTCCGAAGAGCTTTCGGATTATTTTGCTAAAAAGAAAATAAAATCGCGATATATGCACAGCGACATAAAAACTCTTGAGCGCGCCGATATTTTGATGGATTTTAGAAAAGGAGAGTTTGACGTGCTTGTCGGGATAAATCTTTTACGCGAGGGTTTGGATTTGCCCGAAGTGGAGCTTGTGGCGATTTTGGATGCCGACAGCATGGGATTTTTGAGAAATCAGACCTCGCTTATTCAGACCATTGGCAGGGCGGCTAGAAATTCCAAAGCGCGGGTGATTCTTTACGCCGACAGAATGACAGATGCGCTAAAAGCTGCGGTTTCCGAAACCGAAAGAAGACGCAAAATTCAGATAGCGTATAACAAAAAGCATAAAATTACGCCAAAAACGATTATTAAAGACGTGCAGAGGTTTATTGATGTGGGTTCTTAA